One stretch of Anguilla anguilla isolate fAngAng1 chromosome 5, fAngAng1.pri, whole genome shotgun sequence DNA includes these proteins:
- the LOC118227248 gene encoding homeodomain-interacting protein kinase 4-like — MILSSEIEIYEFVEELGHGMFSDVASFRRKSDRKIVAVKRMSRVHCLMGIREARLLAALTGKNACNHHIVRFYEGFADRYYFYIVEEAMEMSLTDYQKANALKRFRVCDIRTVVLQVLVALAKLKEMGIVHADIKQENIMLVNQRFQPFRVKLVDFGSSMTANELAAMWTPYIQPRFIRAPEVLLACPCTAKIDMWSLGCVMGEMALGRMVFPSLCDLELAHSIFGTRGLPSPAMLKSGIKTKMFFDWVETGTGARFWLLKPYKGRELLTGTQSLRRHAPANLDLLQAMEQLEHGSADCDYAELADRRSLVDLLDRMLTLEPEQRVCPDQALRHPFLTLKHLSGRGKYRAFYALQAYREAGVCPPQERSSNHEDSSEESDPEVPRRKRRSVGRSLRSFFSRLFSRRRKKQPTTSQGNEDALEGPSSSAAPGGQPAHNPVTTEEGCTETAGSSSAPEESEERTGSSGSPLDAPEEPPKKRGFLRWLRTRFSTRRGKKSVAAPGSSSSSQ, encoded by the exons ATGATTCTATCTTCTGAAATCGAAATATACGAGTTCGTAGAGGAATTAGGCCATGGGATGTTCAGCGATGTCGCGAGTTTCCGGCGAAAAAGCGACCGGAAAATCGTGGCGGTGAAGCGAATGTCCCGTGTACACTGTCTGATGGGCATCCGTGAAGCACGGCTACTCGCTGCTCTCACGGGCAAGAACGCGTGCAACCACCACATTGTCCGCTTCTACGAAGGTTTTGCGGACcgttattatttttacattgtggaAGAGGCAATGGAAATGAGCCTGACTGACTATCAGAAGGCGAACGCGCTGAAAAGGTTCAGAGTCTGCGACATCCGGACGGTTGTTCTGCAGGTGCTCGTAGCGCTGGCCAAACTGAAGGAGATGGGCATCGTTCACGCTGACATCAAGCAGGAGAACATCATGCTGGTTAACCAGCGCTTTCAGCCCTTCAGAGTGAAGCTGGTTGACTTTGGCTCCTCCATGACCGCCAACGAGCTGGCTGCAATGTGGACGCCATACATTCAGCCCAG ATTTATCAGAGCTCCCGAGGTCCTACTGGCCTGTCCGTGCACCGCGAAGATCGACATGTGGTCTCTGGGCTGCGTGATGGGGGAAATGGCCCTGGGTCGTATGGTGTTCCCCTCGCTGTGTGACCTGGAGCTGGCCCACAGCATCTTTGGCACCCGGGGGTTGCCCTCTCCCGCAATGTTAAAATCGGGCATCAAGACAAAGATGTTTTTCGACTGGGTGGAGACTGGTACGGGGGCACGTTTCTGGCTGCTGAAACCGTACAAAGGCAGGGAACTGCTCACAGGGACGCAGAGCTTGAGGAGGCACGCGCCAGCCAACCTGGACCTTCTGCAAGCCATGGAACAGCTGGAACATGGCTCAGCGGACTGCGACTACGCAGAGTTGGCTGACCGCAGGAGCCTGGTGGACCTGCTCGACCGGATGCTGACTCTCGAGCCAGAGCAGAGGGTCTGCCCCGACCAGGCCCTGCGGCACCCTTTCCTGACCCTGAAGCACCTCAGCGGGCGCGGAAAGTACCGCGCATTCTACGCGCTGCAGGCGTACAGGGAGGCGGGCGTGTGTCCGCCCCAGGAGCGCTCATCGAATCACGAGGACTCCTCTGAGGAGAGCGACCCTGAGGTCCCAAGGAGGAAGAGGCGCTCCGTGGGACGTTCGCTGCGCTCGTTTTTCTCGCGCCTATTCTCACGCCGGCGCAAGAAGCAGCCTACGACCTCTCAGGGCAACGAGGACGCCCTGGAGGGTCCCTCGAGCTCTGCCGCCCCCGGAGGCCAGCCGGCCCATAACCCCGTGACGACGGAG GAGGGATGCACTGAGACTGCAGGCAGCAGTTCAGCCCCAGAGGAGTCAGAGGAGCGCACTGGGAGCAGCGGCAGCCCTCTGGACGCCCCCGAGGAGCCCCCCAAAAAGAGAGGCTTCCTGCGGTGGCTGCGGACCCGCTTCTCTACACGCCGGGGCAAGAAGTCCGTCGCCGCCccgggcagcagcagcagcagccagtaG